ATTCCCTTTTCTTGCTATTTTAATTTACAGAACAGGAAAGACCAGATATCCCTCCAGATATCAACAATGCCATTCAGATTCTTAGggaaagtagggaatttctttTGCAAGAGATAGACCCGACTCATGTTTCCCATGTTCTTTTGGAAGAAGGAACATTTACGATAGATGATCATGATGCCGTACATAGTGAAACGAAGAGACACAATAGGGCGGAGGTGCTGTATGACATCATAATGAACGACATTCCTGGAGTGTACCTGCAACGTTTTTTGTCTTATCTGCGAGAAAACACCTATATATGGACAACTATTATGAACCCTAATAGGTTAAGGGAATATCATGCACGAGAAGAAAAGGGCCAAGGTGAGTTAGTGTTTGTAATCACGTGAGTTATTTTCTTATTAACCTCCTCAAAGGAATTTACAAATACATGACAGGTTAAGAGGTGAAAATTGAGGTATAAAGAATGTCTTAAATCAACctttgatcatttttaattattatactttcatgttaaaaactgaaatctgattggtttagacgcagttgacaatccgttctattaccctcagcgttagcaacacacttggcaacgggtaacaaacgaattgttacatgtgcgtagattatgcgcgtacggttcgccgtagaattcacttcatttctattataaaagcagtaaaattttctttaaaaataagacattcagtatataaaataaatggtgcctgtttgggagggtaagtgttgaaattgacaccgctcgaaaaccattgtcaacctccgcttcgcgtcggttgacaatagttttcttgGGGTgccaatttcaacagttacccttccaaacaggAACTTACTATATAAGATGATTTGTCCGACAATTGAAAAGATTGACTTTTGCAAATCAATATTGATTCCAAATTACCggtatttgataatttatggatGCTTTAAAAGATTGACATATCTGTTGTATTGAAGCTCCTGGAGGCGTTTACCATGAAATACAGGTCAGACAAATTGGTGAAGTAGCGGATGATCATGAAGGTAAAAAAGAAAAGGAGTTTCTTTGATAAAAAGCAAATATGTTACTTAAATTATTCGAGTTAATAGTACGTTACTAAAAGAATTGAGTTTCCTTACATGGTAGACTTAAACAAAAGTACTGTAGAATTATTTTATTCGTaggggtcaatgttcgtgggtaaCCAACATTTTCCCAATTCGTGGGACGAATTTACCATGGATGGGGAAgattttatataaagatatgtttGTGTTAACAAAATCAACACCAAGTACtactttaaatttgtttcaaaatctcATACTAGTTTAATGATAAATCAACAACACGGGCACCCAAGCAATATAAGATCATTTGATATTCAATATATTCACATTAAGGCTGTATGAGTTGGTTATAGAATTAATTTTGCGAAACTCAGTTTCTCTGCAacgaatgtttacttttttacatattcaaGTTTAAAAACTAACATTACAGAATTAAGTATTATCATAAGGatgtttaattataaatacatgtaatgttgaTATCCTGTATTTCATTTAATAGATGTTCCTAGAGCCTCCGGATTGGAAATCATTGTAACAATTCCAATTGATGAAGATGAGGGTACAATTCGTCAAGCTGTTAATACAATTAACAGAGATTATTCCTTCAGAGAACGTATAGCTGAGAATTTTCAAATGGAAGTTGTAAATGTCAATATTGGTTCTGTGGTAATGCGATTAAGATCCTTAACTGATGAAGCTTGTTGCAGATTATTAGCTAAAAATGGAACCAAGCTGACGGAacttattgaaaattttcttcacTTCTCTggtttgagagaaaaaataataaaaggaaaTATCGAGGTTGCCGTTCATGTTTCTGGAGAGGAAATCGGGGAtagtaagtaaaattcaaatCATAGCAGTTGTCTGTCTCTAACACTTTTTAGCAATTTTAGTCGCCATTCTGATAGATTTTTGCTAATTATATGGTATTCAGGCATTTGTTAATCTAATCATTAAATcaaacatgaattcataaaagcatttggtcgccgtATTAGTTTCTATCGCTCCTCTACTTCCACTGGGGTATATACctgttgagaaagttacggtcgattgctttccgatcgaggcattcaggttgcacggacttctaaatgcatgaactacgcattatagtaaaatgtttgtaattaaGAATAAAAGGAAAGTACAATCAATAAGacacaaaacatatttattctttgaaagaatacccaaggtatccgtattattttccacagatagtgctgccttacttcgcatgcacatcgaacacgtgtgtcgttcatacacagtgcataacgtctgcatctttaTGGAATCCACGGCGGCATTACGTCCAACACAGTCGATAAATGATAGTTAATCCAAGAAAGGaacaacgtaacatcgtttccatTTGTATCTTCAAATATGCTCCGTTTTTTAAATCCATGCTATCATTGACATTGCTAGATCTGCCACaatgtgtggtttgcgcatgtgcaatGTTGTAACATACACAAGAAAACAGTCTACAattatcgatttttttttagatatgccgggatttcagtctgtcttgtttcgtcagtcattggatattccttgctagtgcagtggttgtcatattttttgtacaaaatgcgtttctacacgtcttttcggccaatgtaacgtgttcgggtgtatgaaatacctAAATGCAGGGATGCATAAATAGTGATATCGGCCTAAATATGTAAGGGGGTGTAGCGATgaacagaacaatagaaatcgacgtCTAATATGGcagtagtcggagataaaaggggaataatgcgtatttatatAAGTTTATGTCAGCTTTAAGTTTCATGATAGAATTCACACACCAGGAGGGTTCACGTTAAATATGCAATGACGTTATTTCTTAACTATTTTAGAAAACAATCAAAAGAATAAAATTGTtctatttattaaaacatttattcagATAAAAACGCATATTAAGAATTGTTTAATGTTCGTACAAATGCATATACTGTAAGATCACGTTATTAACATTATTAACttaatttaacttaatttaCATTCAGGTGAACATAAAGATGCAAGTGTTGCGAGAATGACCGTGAACAAACATTGGAATTTGCTTATTCAAGAAGTTGAACCAATAGCGATATCAACTGCTTTGCTTGAGATGAAAATGTTTGATGAGGAAACGAAAAATAAGGAAACAAAGAACTCCATCATGAAGATTTCAAAAAGAAAGGATAGAGTAGAGATGGTTCTGAATTTGTTGTCATCTGTCCAGAGAAATGATGCTTATGACGTGTTTATCAAAATCTTATGGGAAAAGGAAAACATTGACATTGTCAGTCTAAACAAACCATCAATAAAAATGCACGAGGAAGCAGGTATTTATTCATTCAGTTTTTTACACGTACAGAAAAGACAAattacactgaaaaaaaaactgttgtaCTTATTTAACTTGTATAGAGTATATGCATGGTTGAGTGCATGAATAacgccatgttttttttttataaatttcagaaaaagttCGTCAAGGGTTGTTATCCAAATTTAAGAACGTGGTAGAAGAATCCGAGAACACCCTCATAAAAGAAACTTTACGACAGTGTTCAAAAAATGAAGAATCCATATCCGATTTCTCGGATCTCGGAATAAGTCGACAGGAGAGAGTTCTTAAATTCctaatgtttataatgaagGACGATTCAAATGTTCTTgctcttaaaaatgttttagaaaaaagaaatttgagaGAACTTGTTGAAACGACAAAAGATGAgagcctttttttaaaatgtaggttgacatcaataatttgaaaataataaaattccaatttttaagGTCCAACTCCGTCTCCAACGGAAGCCCTTGTAGTGAATTTTCCCCTCCTTTTTTCTCGGCAGAATatctcagagatgactggatagatttgtctgaaattttcaggagtgATAGAAAGTAATAATATCTTCATTATAATGAGTTTTttcggttttttaaaattcattgtcaGTCTTCAGTTTCCTGTCCCACGTCATAAAGTTTGTAACCTCAAATTCTCAGAAATGATAGACTtaaacatccaaactttgttggatgatagacctatagttgtaaacgggtttaaactattttgttttgttcgtcgtaacttttGGTCGTCACCGCAagaaatttaattcttttaaagtattaaatgtaatttgcagagaatgattttttttgtataaatccTTATATGTGTCATGAATGCAatgtcaaataaacaaaaatattctacTTTCGCcataaaaatacacacattggtgtgttataggaccgacgacatccaaaaataaacattcattgcTTAAATAACTCACCTTACAAAACAATATCCAATACCGGTATATGAATGTGTATGGTTAATTTCAAAATCAGTTATATTTTGAGATATTTCTGcacataatttgatataattattgAAACAATTAGAGTTTAGATTCAAAAGtttaaactttgaaatgaaTGTTCAATCATGTTTAATAATATTATAGCACTCTTTTCTATTCCTTTTTTATATGAGGgggtttatatttttaattgttagagtataaatggttaaattattaattatgtttgtttatttgttagtcTTATATCATGCTTTTCTATGCATTCATAACACATTTTTAgatcacctgagctgaaagctcaagtgaactaatctgatcacattttgtccgtcgtccgtctgtccgtccgtctgtccgtccgtccgtccgtctgtctgtctgtctgtctgtctgtctgtccgtctgtaaactttttacattttgaacttcttctctaaaaccgcttggccaatttcaaccaaatttggcacaaagcatccttatgggaaggcaaatatcaattgcagaaatgaaagacctatctttattcaaagcggagaaaacctcgaaactgtagaaaaaggggggtgcatttttcaaaatcttcttctcaagaactactgagtcaaattcaacgtagtttagcataaattatccttatgggaaggaaaatataaattgcaaaaattaagggctaattctgtttcaaattcgagtaatttacgaaaataataataagacagagagaatggtggtcaatcagtttaacttcgggttcggtattccatatctcaaaaacctcTTTGAAGCGTATGAGAAATTGGTcaatctgacaaagatgaatttggttgTTGTGGAACAGTTTGCGTGCGtaaggaatatttgaaacatgcaagatTCATTcatgccgattttgtgaagtaaattgagattaaatattccaattcgttgacattttcacctttgacggtggttttagcttgttttgattttcgtttcgttttcatgagTTACGGTTTGTAACTTaggggaactatcgcctgtattttgtaatttttacgtatcaatcaAATATAGACATCGGTAAATAAGACAGCTGACTGTTACTTGCGGAAGAAAGATACATTAACAAGTATGGCGCTTTAACAACTAAGATACAAATTCTAATGGTAATACGGTATGGTCTTTGCGTGATAGTTGATTACTGCAATGTGTTTTAGGCTAGATATCAGTGTTTTCTCTAGTctattcagtctaaacggagattaattTTGCTGATGGAAATACTAagtgtgtgtacatgtagcagagacataaataattgttagctcacctgaggtgaaatatacagggaaatatcttttaaaatattattctcAAAAAtgaattggccagaaaagctgtaacttgtgtgaaagcatcctcaagtagtgtagattcaagcttgtCCAAACCAAGATCCCCGGGGGGTACGGTGGGGACCCAATGgggaatcaaatttttagatacaaatgtatagagaaaaatcatttaaaaatcttcttctcaaaaaccagttagccagaaaagctgtaacttgtgtggaagcatcttcaggtagtgtagattcacaatttttcaaatcatgatccccgggggtaaggtggggccacaatgggggtcgaaagttttacataggaatacatagagaaaaatcttctcaacgAAAACCagttggccagaaaagctgtaacttgtttggaagcatcctcatgtagtgtagattcaatttttttcaaaccatgatTCCGGGAGGTTGGGTGCGGCCACAGTGGTCgggtcgaattttacataggaatacatagcaAACAAATCTTTAAAGAATTTTCCTTTCAAATACCagttggccagaaaagctgtaacttgtgtgtatgcatcctcaggtagtgttgattcattctagtttgttcaaccATGTTttcagggggtagggtggggcctccatgaggggggggggggcaaattatGTTGGTGCGTGTAATTTGGTACGATCTCTAcataatggttgattaatgcaacatgttctattaagatgctcagcaatttcaatctaaacggagattattctcgctgctagaaatatataactaaagtATATatgtgatgaaaaataaattaagttttttctttgtttaagtgcagttttctcttgttttaattgtttacaaattcgtataattttactaacctgagagtcaagcttcgagttataagcaagatacaaagctttgcgcacaatgctactatatgtttgtacacaaagctgaggtcatgctttagtttgtttatattttaaatgcagctatgctgaataggaaataccaagtttaaaaatcttaagttgaatgtaataaactcatgtgaacaaaaacataacTCAAACTAAGCtgtgtatcttgcttataattctacgattgacgctgaaattttgaaattttggttgatcaatagaaatgtcttgctaaaaaaatgatatgctgtaactactttctggtgccccttcttcaacgatgaattgcctaaaatctacacaaatttttgatagtttttcaaacACTAGTAAATGAAAACGACGCCtgccaatacattaatttgaattatagctctttaacatatgtgacaacatttttcagttaagtttattcttcaatcaagtaagtaaggatatgaaacgtcatacgaaatgaattcatgcctggaAAATGACAATCGTctataatggagaaggccaattaaatttttcaatgttttaaatttgaggaattgagcgcattcaTTCTGGTGCACTGAGGTACACTTTTCCTCTTTCACAttagacttttttaaaatacaataactagtaagtagtggagggagaaaatgtacccTTATTCTCTCATGTATTTTAaccgttttataaagtgatggggggctaaaataaagggaactggaagttaaccGTAAACACCAACTAAAAATTTAGTTattaatattgcatatgatgttattttcggtaaaaatggtattccataaaggtaaatatgtcaaagattaagtatatgcaaaaataagtgaaaattcggatattcatttttggttaatctactgaggggccacatggcacaatatcctttgaacgcccatataaagccagtgttgctcaggtgagcgatgtggcccatttggGCCTCTTGTTCCATTTGTTCTGTCTGTTCTTTGTATaaagtatttttatctttatatttcaATAGATCATAGATTTTGGCTTAAAAACTAAGAATCAAAGTagtaattatcatatttttggggggagggggtgggccATGTaggttataataaaaaaataataaaaaaatattcaatctgcatttttttattatattttagcaTCAAGGAGGAAACAAACGCGCTCAAAGGATCAAATTCTGTATCAGTATCAATACAGGATAGAAAAAATTGCCGACAAAAGTAAGTCCTTATCACCAACAAttgaacaataaatttaaacaaaaactctGGTGTTGATGTCAGTGACATCCATATTATTTATAATCcctacacttatttttaaaaggatACCAATTTGTAAAAACTTATTTTCCATTgcttattaaaaaatttgatttttattcatttatatcaaataaacctTACTTCAATCAATTATAACATGATTTTGCacaatgattaaaataaaataaacaaaacattcccaaataaaatacaaaaaattgtatattccGCAAATAAGCCTACTAATCATAAGCCTACTTTTAAAGGTTTAATTTGATCCTGAGGGAGAGaatgttttaatgataatttaGAAGCAACTTTTTAGATTTCTGCGTTAGGCTACCCGACAGTCATATTCGGATTAATGATATGGACATTTGACAAATTAAACATGCAAACTAACATAAAGAGGAAAAATTCACATTAATATCGTTCTGATGAAAGGGTCGGAAGTTAAGAATATAcctttaaattaattttcagaTGTTTTGCtgtatcttttatatttttgtgtcaCTGCAGACGAGATTACAAAAACAATGAATATGAAAGACGAGGTCTGGAAAgaactgaaagaaaatgttaaaGCTCTCAAGGAACCAAAGAATATACTTCTTTTGGGTTGTCTTGGTACGGGGAAATCCTCATTCATAAACACCATGATAACGGCGTTAACAGGAAAATACGATTTGTACGCTGACGTAGGTGCCGGGACAAAGCACACTACGACTAGGTTACACAGGTTTGTACAAAAAACTCGATAAGGACCGAAACTACACAACAGAAAAGGGTCTTCAGAAGACATTGAGTATAATacttattttattcatttgctAGAGACCTttgtgtttttgcttttttctgCTTATAATACCGgtaagacaaaaaaattgaatagatttataaacattttacacACTATCTTTAGCATTggaaatatctacatgtattaccgTTAATTAAcccaataatttaaaaagaggAAAGAAGCatcttatttaaatttatgCTTAGAATTCCTCGTGAAGAATATTGGAACCCTGTTAATGAAGTGGACAAAACGTTACATCTCCCAGCTTTTATTGACATTATCGGATTGGACGCTCAGCTGTCATCCCCCCAGGACGAAGAGTCGGTGAACAGTATTATTATGAACCTCGTCATCGACGGAAAGCTTTCAGAAGATTGTGACCTTCTAGATTTTGGAAAAGAATTAAAGAAAGGAAAAAGGATGAAAAAAAGTCATGTGGATAAAATCTTTGCTGTGGATATAATAGTCGTTGTAATGTCGGCGGAAAATCTAGACATTCCACAGACATTGTTCGACGAAATCTACAAAGAAgctaacattaaaaataaaagtatagtATTCGCATTATACcattttgtagattttattCTCAGTTTGACCCCAGGAGGCAAGTGAgattattggggggggggggggggagggggaggggtccATTGTCTTGTTGTTGATCTTTTTGTGATCCTTAgatgaaaacatttcagtttaTTTATTGATAGATAAAGAACAATAGTTTATCCGAAGTAAGTTCATCTgggaataaatatattttgatttaatgttttctcacaaatcaaattgtttttaatatcgAAATTTTATAATGATCTTTctaaagatttaaatttgttcaaatcatgtacCCATGCTCACCAAGGTATTACCATTCCCTTCTGTCATGGTCTAATCTTATATGATAAGTcagtttaaaaacataaaagagagtaattttctacattacatttaGAACATAATTCTGTAATTTACTATTTGTagttataatgaaaataatacagTTATGTGTATTTggtgaaaaaatataatataccgTTTAAATGTCTTTTACagaagcgtattagtgccactctatatataattataattcttttttaattcgaactttaaagttggaatttacaactttaatcttggaatttccaactttaaagttgatttttccaactaAAAAGTTGGAACTTCCAACTTttatcttggaatttccaactttaatcttggaattttcaactttaaagttggaaaaaaatttgatttttccaactttaaagttggaaattccaactctaatcttggaaattccaagattaaagttggaatttcaaactttaaagttgatttttttcaactttaaagtttgaatttccaactttaatcttggaatttccaacttaaaAGGtagaatttccaactttaatcttggaatttccaactttaaagttggaatttccaactttaaagttgaattttccaactttaaagttggaaattacaactttaatcttggaattttaaacttttaagttggaatttccaactttaatcttgggaTTCAATTCAACATATGTATTCATTGTTCAAGATTATCATGCACATTCTTTGTTGAAAATTGCAGAATagattattgtttacatataatcaCTTTCCTAAATGTTTTTCAGTACTATGCTTCATAATGCTTAAtccttttaattcttttatttattgagatttttttaaaatttattttatatgtatatgataCAATCAAGCAACCttttatacacacacacacatatatatatatatatatatatatatatatatatatatatatatatatatatatatatatatatatattgattatgaCATAGTGATTGTTTTCAtggaattcaaaaaataaaattgaaattataattgttCTGTCATTTCCAGTGAGTTCGAGCTGTATTATTATATTGAGTTCTTCTTGAAAGCGAATGAGCTCCCCCATTCTTTTTATGAGTAAAGCCTAATTCACACGGAACAAAAAATCATagtatatatctatctatatctatctatctatatctatctatctatctatctatctatctataaatCAACTTtcaagttgatttttccaactttaaagttggaaattccaagattaaagttggaaattccaactttaaagaaaaaaaaatacaaagtggcactaatacgcttccgtagtCTTTAGTTGTTGTGAGGACATTTAAGGGCCGGGAGACAGGATGTTGATCACGTGACTTTTTTAAACACGGagcagttataaaaaaaaaatgcagcaaTAGGTAAATAACATTGCGGAAGTCAAGTTGTTAAATAAATCAAAGATATTATAATGAAAACATCTCCAttttgatcccccccccccagaagttatatatatattgcttttgtatcttttggcaacagttttggccagtttcgggcagaaacaagccagttcaaagAAATGGCCGCACATCCACCTTAACAATGTATATTGTGTATAATGGTAGAATTGATAAGAGAGCTCATAGCGTACAATGTCAGATGTGGTCCATCAGCCATTTTTAACGTAACTATCTTTATACCGTTCATTAAatgtatactagtatgtaaAATGCTTAATACATTTTCAGAGATTCCAGTGTTTGCCGTTCTAACAAATATGGATAAATGTACGCTGTCAAAGAACGAAGTGGAAGAAATGAAGACACAGATTTGTAAATCGATTAACATCGCAGCTGACAAACTTCTACTGTGTAGTAATTACCAATCTAATCAAAGACCAACGCCGGAGATAGATATCATTTTATTGGAGTTTTTGGCCAAGGTACAAATCAGTCAATTACCTTATTactaaattttttaatgttttaataaataacttCAATTTTATTAACGTCACCCgatttttattaaggtcttccgttacaacggaagaccttctagtgattgtaatgttttttatttaaggtcttccgtttccaacggaagaccttatagtgattgttaggttttttctttctttcttattaaggtcttccgtttccaacggaagaccttatagtgattgttaggttttttctttctttcttattattaaggtcttccgtttccaacggaagaccttatagtgattgtaaggtttttaaggtcttccgtttccaacggaagaccttatagtgattgtaaggttttttattattattatttttttttttcctttttttg
The nucleotide sequence above comes from Magallana gigas chromosome 2, xbMagGiga1.1, whole genome shotgun sequence. Encoded proteins:
- the LOC117680588 gene encoding uncharacterized protein yields the protein MENQQGAIEIVPQDNILANENLAHHEGLLIEEMEPNSMLHLLRSRGVLSEAQYIQIRRESDRREKAHILIEMAKQELINRSVFWQLLVQTHCDRAINYIIRGVDGANPLNPNFSIRCVRFNFRKLLIFFKDCKTKLILFKYLRLKQIAQCPMLLEEAHLIKTGLRNRQPGCDCILEVIRQMDPRYLDQLFQRLEQGENIQQERPDIPPDINNAIQILRESREFLLQEIDPTHVSHVLLEEGTFTIDDHDAVHSETKRHNRAEVLYDIIMNDIPGVYLQRFLSYLRENTYIWTTIMNPNRLREYHAREEKGQAPGGVYHEIQVRQIGEVADDHEDVPRASGLEIIVTIPIDEDEGTIRQAVNTINRDYSFRERIAENFQMEVVNVNIGSVVMRLRSLTDEACCRLLAKNGTKLTELIENFLHFSGLREKIIKGNIEVAVHVSGEEIGDSEHKDASVARMTVNKHWNLLIQEVEPIAISTALLEMKMFDEETKNKETKNSIMKISKRKDRVEMVLNLLSSVQRNDAYDVFIKILWEKENIDIVSLNKPSIKMHEEAEKVRQGLLSKFKNVVEESENTLIKETLRQCSKNEESISDFSDLGISRQERVLKFLMFIMKDDSNVLALKNVLEKRNLRELVETTKDESLFLKSSRRKQTRSKDQILYQYQYRIEKIADKNEITKTMNMKDEVWKELKENVKALKEPKNILLLGCLGTGKSSFINTMITALTGKYDLYADVGAGTKHTTTRLHRIPREEYWNPVNEVDKTLHLPAFIDIIGLDAQLSSPQDEESVNSIIMNLVIDGKLSEDCDLLDFGKELKKGKRMKKSHVDKIFAVDIIVVVMSAENLDIPQTLFDEIYKEANIKNKKIPVFAVLTNMDKCTLSKNEVEEMKTQICKSINIAADKLLLCSNYQSNQRPTPEIDIILLEFLAKMCSPCFKAVTLKKIEYEDLYLKRWALLGGIIFLIIALLVMNLH